The genomic interval CACCACCGGCACCATCAGCCCGCCGTCGGTCTGCGTCGCGATGCCGGCGTGTACCGCCTCGTGCTGGACGACAGTATTTCGTTCCTCTTCATAGAGTGCATTGCACTCTGGGTGTTGCTGCAGTGTCCTGACCAGTGCTTGCATCAGGAACGGCAGGTAGGTCAGCTTGGGCATATCTCCACTACGCTTCGCGTTGAGGTGCTGTCGCAGCGACTCCAGTTCAGTAATGTCCACTTCTTCCAGATAGCTGAAGTGCGGGATGCGCGACTTCGACGCGGCCATTTTGGCGGCAATCTTGCGCCGCAGCCCGATAACCGGGATTTCGGTCGTGCCGGTCCGCTTCTGTCCGCGCTGGCCCCCCATCAGGCGACCTCCCGATTGCAGGAACGCGTCCAGGTCGTTGTGCGAGATTCGCCCCGCCGGCCCGCTGCCGGGCACTCCCGCCAGCTCGACGCCCGCCTCGCGCGCCCTCCGCCGCACCGCGGGCGACGCGAGCGGCCGCTTGCCCGTCGCGGTCGGTGCGGCCGCGGGCGCTGCCGGTGCCGGAACGGGAGCCGGCGTGTCGGCTGGCGCGGGTTCAGGGGCCGGCTCGGGCTCCGGTTCAGGCTTCGGCTCGGCTTCCTCGCCCTTGCCCTCGACGTCGAACACAATCAGCTCGGCGCCGACCGGGACCATGTCGCCCGGCTTGCCGGTCGTCGAGAGCACCTTGCCGCTGACGGGCGACGGAATCGCGACGGTCGCCTTGTCGGTCATCAAATCCACCAGCGGCTGGTCCTCGGCGACCGTCTCGCCCTTCCTGACTTTCCAGTCGACAATCTCGCCTTCGACGATGCCTTCGCCGACATCCGGCAGCTTGAAAACGTATTTACCCATTTCAGTTATTCTCCATCGTCCGCGCAATCGCTTCCATCACTCGCTCCTGGCTGGGGAAGTACTCCCATTCCAGCGTGTGGGGAAAAGGAGTGTCCCACCCCGTGACGCGCTCTACCGGCGCCTCAAGGTGCCAGAAACACTCCTCCATCAGCAGCGCCGCCAGCTCGCCCCCGTAGCCGCTCGTCCGCGGCGCCTCGTGGACGATGACGCAGCGGCCGGTCTTCTGGACGCTGCCGACAATCGCCTCCAGGTCGAGCGGCAGCAGCGAGCGCAGGTCGATGACCTCGCAGCTCGCCGGGGAGCGTACAGCGGCCGCCTGCGCGACATGCACCATTGTGCCCCACGCCAGTAGCGTCACGTCGCTGCCCTCGGCGACGACGTTCGCCTCGCCTAGCGGGATGCGGTAGTGCTCCTCGGGGACTTCGCCTTCCGGGTGGGAGTCCCACTTCTTGGCGGCGGCAGTGTGGTCGCCGTCGAACGGCCCGTTGTAGAGCCGCTTCGGCTCGAAGAAAATAACCGGGTCGTCGTCCTCGACCGCTGTCGTCAGTAGTCCCTTGGCGTCGTAGGGATTCGACACGACGACCACCTTCAGCCCCGGTGTATGGGTGAAGTAGACCTCGGGGCTCTGCGAGTGGTAGTGGCCGCCGCGGATGCCGCCCCCGCACGGCGTGCGGATGGTGACCGGCGCCCAGTATTCGCCGCCCGAGCGGTAGCGCAGCTTCGCCAGCTCGTTGGTAATCTGGTCGAAGGCGGGGAAGATGTAGTCGGAAAACTGGATTTCCGCGACGGGGCGCAGCCCGTTGATGCCCATGCCGATGGCGATGGACGCGATGCCGCCCTCGGAGAGCGGGGTGTCGAAGACGCGGTGCAGTCCGTGCTTAGCCTGAAGGCCGTCGGTGCAGCGGAAGACGCCGCCGAAGTAGCCGACGTCCTCGCCGAAAATCACGATTTTCTCATCGCGCTCGAGCAACGTGTCGAGTGCGCTGTTAACCGCCTGGACCATATTCATCTGCGCCATTCAGACCCCCAGCTGCTGCCGCTGCTTGCGCAGGTGCGGCAGTTCTTTTTTATAGACATCTTCGAAAAGCGTGCTCGCCGGCGGACAGGGCCCCGCGTCGAGCGTGCCGTACTCTTCCGCCTTCTTGTAGGACTTGACGACCAGTTCGTCCAGCTCCTTTTCGAGCGCTTTATGGCGCTTATCGTCCCACTCGCCAATGGCCACAAGGTGGGCCTTCAGCCGCTCGACGGGGTCGCCCAGCGGCCACGATTCCCACTCATTTTTCGGCCGGTAGCGCGTCGGGTCGTCGCTGGTCGAGTGCGCCTCGCCGCGGTAGGTCAGGACCTCGATGAAGGTCGCGCCATCGCCGTTCCGCGCGCGCTCGGCAGCCCATTGCGTCACGCCGTAGAGCGCAAGGAAGTCGTTTCCGTCCACTCTTATGGATGGCAAGTCATACGCGATGCCGCGCGCCGCGAAGGTGGCGCCGCCGGTCGAGATATTCATGTGGGTCGAGATGGCCCACTGGTTGTTGACCACGTTCAGGATTACTGGCGCGCGGTAGACTGCGGCGAAGTTGATGGCGTAGTGAAAATCACCCTCGGCGGCGGTGCCGTCGCCCAGCCACGAAATGGCGACGCTATCTTCGCCGCGGTAGGCAAATGCCATCGCGGCGCCGACCGCCTGCGGGAATTGCGTTCCCACCGGACTCGATATGGAGACGAAATTCCCCTCGCGCCAGGAGTAGTGGACCGGCATCTGCCGCCCTTTGGTGTTGTCGCGCCGGTTCGAGATGCAGTGGCACATCATGTCGACCAGGTCGCGGCCGCGCACCAGCTGCAGCCCCGGCTGGCGGTAGCTCGGGAACAGGATGTCGTCGTTGCGCAGCGCCATCCCCTGCGCAATCGCCACGGCCTCCTCGCCCAGGGATTTCATGTAGAACGAGAGCTTGCCGGTGCGCTGGAGCGTCTGCATGCGGTCGTCGTAGATGCGCAGCAGCAGCATGTGTCGCAGCCCGGTGCGGAGCACCCCGGGCTCGAGCCCGGGGTCCCAGTCACCGACCGCGCGGTGCTTGTCGTCGAGCACGCGCACCAGCGAGAACGCCAGCTCGCGCATATCGGCCGCGTCGCCGTCGATCGCTGGCTTCGGCGCTTCGCCCGCCTTGGAAAGCTTGAGCTGGCTGAAGTCGGGCTGCTCGCCCGGCCGCGCCGGCGGTTCCGGCACGTGCAGCGTCTTTTTCTTCCGACTCATCCCATCGCATAGATTGCATTATATAATACAATAAAACAGTATGTCTATCACTCTTCCGAACGGCGTCGCCACAACGCTCGTTTCCATTTTTCGAGTTTAGACTGTAAAGCGCAGTATCCGCTCCAATATCCGTCGTGCGATATACCGCATCACTATCATCAAAAATGTTCATGCCCAGATTCCAGCATGTCCTTCTGTATCTCCTCTTTTGTAGATAATTCCGAATCAAATATTGTTTGGTATAATTCCCAATCAGTTTTATTGGATATTTTACTGAATATCCCGCCCGTCGCCTCGGAGGGTTTTGTTTGGCGCGTCGGGGTTGCAGTGCCGGGTGGGTTTAGGGTTTTCTCGGAGATCAGTCTCCCTGAGCTTTCCGGGCCGCCTCTGCCCCCAGCCGGACGGCCTCCATATTGATGGGGATGGCGGCAGCCTTGGACTTGAAAGCCTGCCTGACGGCCTTCTCAACTTCCGGGCTGCCCGGGTTCTCCCCCCGGAGCACTAGCAATGCCCCGTACGCCACTGCGTTCTGGACGACGGTTGCATCACGCAGGTTTCCCCGTAACTTGGCATACTCGGGGGCGTTCAAGTCCGCAGCGATGTCGGTGAGGGGGATGTTCACAATCCGGATATCATCCCGGGTTGCCTCCCGGACTGCCAGAGAGGAGTTGCGGAGCAGTATTCCGCCCGGCACCAGTACTTCCTCGAAGTCCATCGACGGCTCGTTCATGACGACCAGCAGGTCGGTTGCCTCGGCAATGGGTGAGTCGAGGGGGCGGTCATCGGTGAGGACGTAGCAGCGCACCTTGCCTCCCCGTGTTTCGGGGCCGTATGACGGGGTGTAGGCCACCCGCTTTCCCTGTTGTAGGGCGAGGTATGCGCAGAGGTTGCCAAGTTCCAGGACCCCCTGCCCGCCATGGCCAGCAATAAACATCTCGAAGTGGCCCACCCTCAGCCCTCCTCACGGGGGTGGGTCGCGGGACGCGGGTCAACCGTCTTCCCGGAGACCCCCAGGCGGTCGACGAAGAGCCCTACCGGGAAGGCCGGGAGCATGACTTCGTGGGCGTGGACCTTGCTCTCCAGCACCTTCATTCCCCAGTTGATATTGCAGGTTGAGATGAACTCGACGAAGGCGAAGCCCCCCCGCTCCTGCACCTCGAACGCTTCCCGTACCGCCTTCTCCGCCTTGATTGCCGGCCGGGCGATGAATCCCCGCGCCTCTCCCCGGGGAGTCTCCTGGTCGACTTCCTTGCGCGGAGGGGCTATGGTGATAGAGGCACGCCGGACGTATGCTGCACCTGGCGTCTGGCTGACGAGGGCGCAGGTGTCAACAGGATGGCCGTGCAGGTCGATAGTGCGCCCCTCCGGCGATGTGCTGGTCTTGCTCCCGATGGGGGTGGTTGGTGCTATCTGGCCCCCTGTCATCCCGTAGATTCCGTTGTTGACCATGAATATAGTAATCGCCTCACCGCGGTGGGCTGCCTGGAGGGTTTCGGAGAGCCCGATGGCAGCCGCGTCCCCATCACCCTGGACCATGAAGATGGTGTGGTCAGGTAACAGGCGCTTGATGCCGGTGGCGACCGCTGGGCTGCGGCCGTGAGCAGCCTGTATGGCGTCGATGTCGAGGTAGTCGTAGGCGAGAACGCTGCAACCAACACTGACTATCATGATAGAACGGTCCAGTTCACCCCGCCGGACAATCTCGTTACCGATGGCGCGGGTCAGCGTCCCATGTTCACAACCGGGGCAGTAGTGGGTCTTGAAAGGCTGCACGATGCCCTGGTCCGGGCCGTGCCTCGCTGTGAAGCCGGCTGGTGGCTCCGGGGTCGGGAGTGAACCGGAAGGGTCGTGGGTGAAGCCGGAATAGGCGTAGTCGGCCATCGAGAGGCCACTCGCCAGTCGATTAGTGTGAGGGTCCTGGCTCAGGCGAGCACCTCCTTCACCCTGGCGATAATCTCGTTCTGGGTTGGCATGATTCCTCCCGTACGGTTGACAGCCTCCATCCTCACACCGGGGTTGCTCGCGCGCAGGGCGTACTGAACGTCATGAAACATCTGGCCGTGGCTCAGCTCAACCGTGACGGCGGCCGTGAGCCCGGGGGCGAGGTCCGCCAAGGCCTTGGCCGGGAAGGGGGAGATAGTCGCCGGACGGAGGAGCCCGACAGGGAGACCCTCACCCCGCATTCTAGTGACGGCGGCCCGCGAGATGCGGGCAGTGATGCCATAGGCGACAATCAGGACCTCGGCATCCTCCACTTCGACCTCCTCCCAGAGCGCCTCGCACTTCTCGATACGCTTCCAGCGGTCATGGAGGGTGGCAGAATGGCGGTTGAAAACATCCTCGTCCAGGAACAGGCTGTTAATGACCCGACGCGCCCCATCCTTCCTCTGGTCCCGATGCCCTACAGCCCACTCCGTAGCCTGGAGGTCGAACTCCCAGTGGTCCTCCTCCGGGTTCAGGGTGCCACACCCCTTATTGAGCTGGGAGATAATGTCAAGGTCCGGCTGGACATCTTCCTTGAACTGGCCCGTGAAGGCGTCGAAGACCAGTAGGACCGGCGTGCGATACCGGAAGGCTGTGTCGAAAGCTACGCCAGGGAAGGAGAGAATCTCCTGCACGCTTGCCGGGGCATAGACTGGCAATCGGTATCCACCGTGGCCTCCGCCCCGCGTGACCTGCCAGTAGTCACTCTGTTCAGCCCCCAGGTTGCCAAGTCCGGGGCCGCCGCGGTTGACGTTGCCCACGACGAAAGGGAGCATCATACCCACGCCATAGCTGATGCCCTCCTGCTTGAGGCTGAATCCGGGTGAGGCGGTGAAGGTCATCGCCCGCATCCCGGCACTGGCAGATCCGAGCACCATGTTGATGGCCTCAAGTTCGCTTGATGCCTGCAGGTAGACCTTGTAGTCGGGCCAGCGCCCGGTGTGAATCTCCGCCGCCATGGTCTCGGCGACTTCGGTCGACGGGGTGATGGGATAGCCGAAGTAGGCATTAAGCCCCGCCCTCAGGGCGCCGATGGCGATAGCTTCGTTCCCTTTCATGAAAGCCAGCCCGGTCATGTCGCCAGCTCCCTCTCCCAGACCGCGATGATGGCTGCGTCGGGGCAGACCCTGTAGCATAATCCGCAACCGGTGCAGGTTCCTTCAAGCCCCTCCCATGAGTAGGCCACGGGGTTGTGCCCACCGGGTGTGAGGCGCTCTTTGTCGAGCAGGAGGTTGCCTCGCGGGCAGACCGAGACACAGATGGCACACCCCTTGCAAGTCACCTCGTTCACCTCCACCAGGAATCTCGCTTCGGCGGGAAGCTCCGAGGGACCGGCGATTCCGGACATGACAGCGTCACCGACGGGGCGTTGAATACACTTTGCCTCTGGATGCTGGAGAGTTTCCCTGAGCAGCAGCACTGGGTTGCCCCCCTCCCTCGCCGGCTCCCGCCGCCAGCAGCGATTCGGCGCGGTAAGATGAGCGCACCAGCGGCCCCGACGCAATCGCGCGGAAGCCCAGCTCGCGGGCGGTGCGCGCCAGCGCGTCAAACCGCTCGGGCGTCACAAACTCGCGCACGGGGTGGTAACCCGGCCCCGGCGCGAGGTACTGGCCGAGCGTCAGCAGTTCCACGCCGACGTCGCGCAGTGCGCCGAACGCCGAGAGAAGCTCCGCTTCGGTCTCGCCCAGTCCGAGCATGATGCTCGATTTGGTCGCCAGCTCCGGGCGCAATTCCTTTGCCGTCTCGAGGATGCGCAGCGACTGCGCGAAGCTGGCGCGGGGGTCACGCACCTCCGGCGTCAGCCGCTCGACAGTCTCGACGTTATGCGCGAACACTTGCAGTGGCGCGCCATCAAGTAGTTCTGCCAGCGCCGCTTCGTTTCCCGCCAGATCGCTACAGAGGAGTTCGAGGCCAACATGCGGCGCCAGTGCGTGAACTGCGTCGAGACAGGCGCGGTAGTGGCTCGCTCCCCCGTCGGGGAGGTCGTCACGGTTGACGACCGTTATGACTGTGTAGCTGAGCCCCATGGCGGCAATGGCGTCCGCCAGATACTGTGGCTCATGCGCGTCGGGTGCTTCTGGTGCGCGGAGTGTCTCAACCGCACAGAAACGGCATCCTCGAGTGCACTCCCTGCCGGCGACCATGAAGGTGGCGGTGCCGCGCCCCCAGCATTCGTGGATGTTGGGGCAGTGTGCCTCCTCGCAGACGGTGTGCAGCGCGTTGTCGGCGATTTGGCCGGTGGTCGCGCGGTAGCGCTGTATCGCGTCGCCTGTCGGCAGCTCGACGCGGAACCATTCGGGCAGCCTCGTTCGTGTGCGCGTGGACAAGGGAGCCGGCATCAGTCGTGCGGTTTAATGCTAATGGCCGTGCAACGGCGGTGCGCGGCTTACGGCCGTCAGTGGCGCCACATAGGCAGCGCGGCGTCGTAGCCGGCGAGCGGGACGCCGGTCAGTGCGGCCGCCTCCTGGTCGAGCGCACGCAGGTGGGCCGGCTGCAGGTCGCTGGCGCTGCCGGCGCCCAGTGCGCCCATCGCGTGCGCCAGCTGGTCGCCCAGCTTGCCGAGCTTGTTGAGCGTGACCTTGCCGGTCAGCACCGCCCCCGCGCCGCCGAGCGCCAGCAGCTTGAGCAGGTCGTTCGCGCTCGCCCTGGGCAGTTCGGGCAGCACCGGCAGTCCGCTGCCGCGCGCCGCCGCGAGCGCTGCCTCGTGCGGGACGCTCCCCGGCGCCAGGATGACGCCGTCGGGCGCCGCGCTGCGCAGCGCGCCCATGTCGCCGCTAAGGTCGCCGGCGGGGAGCCGCACCAGCACCGGCACGCGGTTGCACGCGTCCTGTCGCACCAGCTCGACCACCTGCGCCAAGTCGTCGGGCCGCTCCATGTCGAGCCGCCGCGGCAGGCTCCCGGCGCAAAGGTCGATGACCGCCAGGTTGCACTTCTCGAAGCTCGGGGCTTTCGCGCCGACCAGCCACGTCGCCATTTGCGGCGCGTGGTCGCCCTCCCACAGCAATGGAATCGTCAGGTTCAGCGGCTCGCCGGTCCCGGGGCCGAGCACCAGTCCGGGGCTGACGCGGTCAAGCCCGGGGCGGCGCGGCCGCCGCTTCAGCACCGCCGGCACCAGCCGCAGCCGCGACAGCAGCTCCGGCGGCTCCTCCGCATCCGCCTTCAGCGGCGCGGCGACCGCCGCGCCGCTGACGCGCTGGAACTCCAGCCCGTGCGGGTCGATGCCGTGCTCCTGCAGCAGCCGCTGGACCGCCTTGCGCTCGGCGGGCGCGGCGGGCTTTGCTCCCGCCGCAGGCGGCACAAAATTGCCGGCGATGAACAGCTTGCCGCCCGCCATGTAGCGCGCCACGTCGCCGCCGACGTCGCCCGCCACTACGACGGTGCCGCCCTGCATCCCGGCGCCGAGCGCCCCCTCGACGTCGCCCGCGACCAGCAGCTCGCCGTCGAGCATCCCCGCCGCAGCGCCGCCCCGTACCGAGCCCTGCACCACCAGCGTCCCGCCCGCCAGCCCGTGGCCGGCGCCGCTGCCGGCGGAGCCGTTGACGATGATTTCGCCACTGCGCATCGAGTTGCCGGTGAAACGCCCCGCGCCGCCGTTGAGTATCAGCTGCGCGCCGCGGTTCAGCCCGCCAAAGTTGTCGCCGCCGGTGCCGTCGAACGTCGCCGTCTTGCCTTTGGGGAAGCCGACCGCGATGCACGCCAGCGGCTCGAGCCGCTTGGCGGCGACGGTGTCGCTCTCCGCCAGCCGCTCCAGCAGTCGCGAATTGATGTCGCCCGGCGTCGGGTCCCAGACCTCCTCCTCGTCCGCCATCACCACGGCATCTGCGGTGGTATTTAGGTGGTTAGTGTCCCCGCGTGACCATGTATTCGAGCAGCGCCTCGAAGAGCTGCCGCGGCTCGCCTTGCGGGTATTTCGCGAGCGTGTTGCGGACGCCCTGTAAGTAGCTGTTCGCCCGCTCGTGGCACGCCGCCAGCGCGCCGCTGCGCTCCATGATGGCGACCGCCTCCGCCACGTCGGCGTCGCTGCTGTCGCCGTCGTCGAGGATGGCGGCGAGCCGTGCGCGGTCGTCGGGCGCGGCGCGGTCCAGCGCCTCGATGACGAGCAGCGTGCGCTTGCCCTGCCGGATGTCGGAGCCGGACGGCTTGCCCAGGGCTTCCGCCGGGGCGGTCGCGTCGAGGTAATCGTCCCATATCTGGAAGCCGAGGCCGACCTCGATCGCCATCTGTCGCAGCTCCCCCGCCTCGCGCGCCTCGGCGCCACCGAGGCGCGCGCCGCCATACGCGGCGGAGCCGAACAGGATTGACGTTTTGAGCCGCACCATCTCGAGGTACTCGGCCGGCGCGACCGTTTCGCGTTCCTCGAAGTCGAGGTCCATCTGCTGCCCCTCGCCGATTTCCCGCACGGTAATCGCCAGATGGCGCACCAGCTCGGCGCGCAGCGCATCGCTGCAATCGCTGTCGGTCACCATCTCGAACGCGTAGGCGAAGAGTGCGTCGCCCGCGTTAATCGCCGCCGCGACGCCGAACTCGGCGTGCGCCGATGCGACGCCGTGCCGCAGTTCGTCCTCGTCCATCACGTCGTCGTGGACCAGCGTAAAGTTGTGGACCGCCTCGAGCGCGGCGGCGTACGGCACCGCTTTCGCCGATTCGCCGCCGACCAGCTCGCACGCCAGCAGCGCCATCACCGGCCGCAGCCGCTTGCCGCCCGCGAGCGGGATGTGCGCCATCGCGCGGTAGAGCTTCTCGGGCTCGCGCACGCGCAGGTATTCGCGCAGCGCCGCCTCGACCGGCGCCGCCCGCGCAGCGAGCGCCGCCTTCAGTTCCATGCCACCTCGCCCATGTTGTGGATTTCGCCGTCGGCCATCCCCGCCAGGCCATCAAGGTCGGCCCACCACGCCGGCAGCAGCCGCTCGGCAATCAGTCGGAACCACGGGCCGATGGCTTCGCTGTCGAGCAGTTCGCGCAGCTCGGCCTCGGTCACCCAGCGCGCCTCGGCAATCTCGTTGGGGTTCGGCCGCGCCGTGACATCGGCGCGCAGGCAGATGACGTGGTCCAGCTCGTGCTCGACCCACTCCGCGTCGGCGCGGGCGCGGTAGAGCATGCGGGTCATGAAGACCATCCGCTCGAGCGGCGCTTCGGCCGGCGGAACGCCCAGCTCCTGCTCCAGCTTGCGCTGCGCGGCGCGCTTGACGCCCAGCGCGTCGCGCTCCTCGAGCTCCGCCTCGCGGTGCAATGGGTGGCTGCAGCAGCTGTTGGCCCAGACGCCGGGAAAGGTGATTTTCCCCGGCGACCGCTGCTGGAGCAGCAGACGCTCGCGCGAGTCGAAAATCAGCAGGCTGAAGGCGCGGTGCAGCTGCCCCGAACCGTGGTGGCACTCGACCTTGCTCGCGCTGCCGATAACGCTGTCGCGCTCGTCGACGAGGATGCACTCCTCGGCCATCAGCGCGACCTGTTCTGCGTCGTGCCCCGCGAGCGGCTCCGCCTCCATACTGGCCGGCAGGTGGCGCCGCTATAAAGGCAGTCGGCGGCCCAACCGCTATAATGCAGTCGCGAATGCGCCGCGCATGGGCAGGCTCGACTTCCTCGCCGACCTCGGCCTCGAGGCCGAGAACGCGGGCGGCTACGCTACCGAATGGTGCGGCGCCGGCGCGCTGCTCGAGTCGGTCGCGCCGGCCGACGAGTCGCTCATCGCCTCCGTGCGACAGTGCGACGCGGGCGACTACGAGACCATCATGGCCAACGCTGCCCGCGCCTTCGCCTGCTGGCGGCTCGAACCAGCGCCAGCCCGGGGCGAAGTGGTGCGGCAGCTGGGCAACGAGCTGCGGAAGTACAAGGTGGCGCTCGGCAAGCTGATTGCGTGGGAGATGGGCAAAATCCAGGCCGAAGGCGAAGGCGAAGTGCAGGAGATGATTGACATCGCCGATTTTGCGGTCGGCCTCAGCCGGCAGCTCTACGGCAAGACCATGCACTCCGAACGGCCGCGCCACCGCATGTATGAGCAGTGGCATCCGCTCGGCATTGTCGGCGTCATAACGGCGTTCAACTTCCCCGGCGCGGTCTGGGCCTGGAACGCGATGATTGCCGCCGTCTGTGGCGACGTGATGGTCTGGAAACCATCCTCAAAGACGCCGCTCACCTCCATCGCCATCCAGCACATCGTCAACCGCGTCCTCGAGCCGCTCGGCTGGAACGGCGTCATGTCGCTGCTGGTTGGCTCGAGCCGCGACGTCGGCGAACTGCTGATTCACGACCGACGTGCGCCGCTGATTTCGGCTACCGGCTCCTGCCACATGGGACGCAAGGTGGGCGGCGCGGTCGCGCAGCGGCTCGGCCGCTCGCTGCTCGAGCTGGGGGGCAACAACGGCATCATCGCGCTCGCGGACGCCGACCCGGAGCTGCTGCTGCGCGGCGTCCTGTTCGGCGCGGTCGGCACCGCCGGCCAGCGCTGCACCAGCACGCGACGCCTCTTCCTGCACCGCGACATCGCCGGCGACATCACCGAGCGGCTGGTCAGGGCCTACGGACAGGTGGACATCGGCGACCCGCTCGACCCCGCGACGCTGATGGGGCCGCTGGTCGACGGCGGCGCGGTCGAGACCTACCGCGCCGCGCTGGAGACCATCCGCGAGCAGGGCGGCGAAATCCTGTGCGGCGGCAACGTGTTCGACCGCCCCGGCTGCTACGTCGAGCCGACGATTGTGCGCGCGACGCCCGACATGGAAATCGTGCGCGACGAGACCTTCGCGCCCATTCTCTACCTGTTCGAGTTCGACGAACTCGACGAAGCCCTCACGATGCACAACTCGGTCGACCAGGGGCTCTCGTCGTCGATATTCACCCGCGATATGCAGTCGGTCGAGCGCTTCCTGTCGGCCGCCGGCAGCGATTGCGGCATCGCCAACGTCAACATCGGCACGAGCGGCGCCGAAATCGGCGGCGCGTTCGGCGGCGAGAAGGATACCGGCGGCGGCCGCGAAGCGGGCTCCGACTCGTGGAAGGTCTACATGCGCCGGCAGACCAACACGCTCAACTGGAGCGACGAGCTGCCGCTGGCGCAAGGGATTCAGTTCGGCGACTAAATCGCATAACACTCCGTCAGTGGAATCATGTCAAACAGCTCGACCCAGTTGCGCGGGTCGGTTGAATTGGTCGGGTTCGGGAAGAGTTCCTCGGCGAACTCTCCGCCTTCGTTCCAGATATCCTTGGCGAAGTCGGGCGCCTCGTCGGGGAGCGGCGGAATGCCCGTATTGGGCTCCTCGCTCGATATCATGGCGATGCCCATCGCGACGACCAGCAGGTTCAGCTCGGGAACCTTCCACGCCTCGCCGATGTAGCGCGACTCGGCGCCCTCCGTGAAGTTGTAGGCGATGTCGCCGACGCCTTCGCGCCACGCGGCGGCGGTGCCGTTGTAGACAATATATTGGGTTTGGTAGCCCTGCGCGGTGGTGCGGCTGCCGTTGAGCACCTGCGCGGTCAGGTTGATGTTCTCCTCCAGCGCCATTTCGTGGAACTGCTTTTCAATCTCGTCCAGCAGGTTCGCTTCCTTCAGGTTGAATGGCATCTTGATGGCCGCCAGCACCAGAAACGCCGGATAGCCGTCCTGCTCGCCCTCCGCGTCCTCGCCGTCGTCCATGTAGAAGCTGATGCGCACGTCGACCAGCCCCAGCCCGAACGACTCCTCCTGCTGGAACGCGCTGACCCAGCCG from Candidatus Poseidoniia archaeon carries:
- the idi gene encoding isopentenyl-diphosphate delta-isomerase, translated to MEAEPLAGHDAEQVALMAEECILVDERDSVIGSASKVECHHGSGQLHRAFSLLIFDSRERLLLQQRSPGKITFPGVWANSCCSHPLHREAELEERDALGVKRAAQRKLEQELGVPPAEAPLERMVFMTRMLYRARADAEWVEHELDHVICLRADVTARPNPNEIAEARWVTEAELRELLDSEAIGPWFRLIAERLLPAWWADLDGLAGMADGEIHNMGEVAWN
- a CDS encoding polyprenyl synthetase family protein, which gives rise to MELKAALAARAAPVEAALREYLRVREPEKLYRAMAHIPLAGGKRLRPVMALLACELVGGESAKAVPYAAALEAVHNFTLVHDDVMDEDELRHGVASAHAEFGVAAAINAGDALFAYAFEMVTDSDCSDALRAELVRHLAITVREIGEGQQMDLDFEERETVAPAEYLEMVRLKTSILFGSAAYGGARLGGAEAREAGELRQMAIEVGLGFQIWDDYLDATAPAEALGKPSGSDIRQGKRTLLVIEALDRAAPDDRARLAAILDDGDSSDADVAEAVAIMERSGALAACHERANSYLQGVRNTLAKYPQGEPRQLFEALLEYMVTRGH
- a CDS encoding aldehyde dehydrogenase family protein; this translates as MGRLDFLADLGLEAENAGGYATEWCGAGALLESVAPADESLIASVRQCDAGDYETIMANAARAFACWRLEPAPARGEVVRQLGNELRKYKVALGKLIAWEMGKIQAEGEGEVQEMIDIADFAVGLSRQLYGKTMHSERPRHRMYEQWHPLGIVGVITAFNFPGAVWAWNAMIAAVCGDVMVWKPSSKTPLTSIAIQHIVNRVLEPLGWNGVMSLLVGSSRDVGELLIHDRRAPLISATGSCHMGRKVGGAVAQRLGRSLLELGGNNGIIALADADPELLLRGVLFGAVGTAGQRCTSTRRLFLHRDIAGDITERLVRAYGQVDIGDPLDPATLMGPLVDGGAVETYRAALETIREQGGEILCGGNVFDRPGCYVEPTIVRATPDMEIVRDETFAPILYLFEFDELDEALTMHNSVDQGLSSSIFTRDMQSVERFLSAAGSDCGIANVNIGTSGAEIGGAFGGEKDTGGGREAGSDSWKVYMRRQTNTLNWSDELPLAQGIQFGD